The Methylobacterium durans nucleotide sequence ATCGAGGCGCCGAGGAACAGGAGGTCGTCGAAATGCGGCAGCTGGCGCTTCGCGCCCGCACCGCGGATGTCGTAGATGCCGGTGGCGGCCGCACGGCGGATCTCGGACATCACGTCGGGCGTGAAGGTCGCCGAGAAGCGCGGCTTGGTGCGCGGGGTGGCGCGCGGGTCCTTCGAATGCTCGGCCATCAGTAGGCTCCGGCGTTGTCGACGTGGAAGTGGTACAGGCTGCGGGCCGAGCCGTAGCGACGGAACTCGGACGGATCGACCTCGCCCGCGAGGCCGGCCAGCTTCAGCTTGGCGTAGAGCTGCTCGCGGTGCTCGTCGCGCATTTCCTTCTCGACGCAATCCGCCCCGAGGCTCTTCACGGAGCCGCGCACGAACAGGCGGGCCTCGTAGAGCGAGTCGCCGAGCGCCTCGCCGGCGTCCCCCAGCACGGTGAGGGTGCCGGCCTGGGCCATGAAGGCCGACATGTGGCCGATCGAGCCCTTCACCACGATGTCGATGCCCTTCATCGAGATGCCGCAGCGCGCGCCCGCGTTGCCGTCGATGACGAGGAGGCCGCCATGCGCGGTCGCGCCGGCCGACTGGCTGGCATCGCCTCGCACGTGGACGAAGCCCGAGATCATGTTCTCGGCGACGCCGAC carries:
- a CDS encoding protein glxC, with translation MPTFDLNRSALRELNQALHALRADTNETHWTVSGPDGRHAVAAGLDAPVTVEIEGNVGYYCAGMNKLACVIINGNAGVGVAENMISGFVHVRGDASQSAGATAHGGLLVIDGNAGARCGISMKGIDIVVKGSIGHMSAFMAQAGTLTVLGDAGEALGDSLYEARLFVRGSVKSLGADCVEKEMRDEHREQLYAKLKLAGLAGEVDPSEFRRYGSARSLYHFHVDNAGAY